The Mercurialis annua linkage group LG8, ddMerAnnu1.2, whole genome shotgun sequence genome window below encodes:
- the LOC126660401 gene encoding uncharacterized protein LOC126660401 isoform X1, with amino-acid sequence MIKTSGLEDQKATVDKIVLYPAVLEDIILSRLERPVKMVSLSGKLRSGSYVALVERYSFDSLICLSSKRPSLSLQFSLRFAKSDPDSDVRGWEMNNRGVSYTFGLDKVSEFLTKHDLDLICRAHQGNWMNLKISS; translated from the exons ATGATCAAAACCAGCGGACTAGAAGATCAGAAAGCTACAGTAGATAAAATAGTTTTGTATCCTGCCGTATTGGAGGACATTATTTTAAGCCGGCTAGAGAGGCCGGTCAAGATGGTCTCTCTCTCAGGGAAGTTGAGATCAGGCAGCTATGTTGCTCTGGTGGAGAGATATTCTTTCGACAGCCTAATTTGCTTGAGCTCGAAGCGCCCATCACTATCTCTG CAGTTTAGTTTGCGATTTGCTAAGTCGGATCCTGATAGCGATGTCCGAGGATGGGAAATGAATAATAGAGGAGTTTCATACACCTTTGGCCTCGATAAAGTGTCGGAATTCTTGACAAAGCATGACTTAGATCTTATTTGTCGCGCTCATCAG GGAAACTGGATGAACCTGAAGATTTCCAGCTAG
- the LOC126660401 gene encoding uncharacterized protein LOC126660401 isoform X2, with amino-acid sequence MIKTSGLEDQKATVDKIVLYPAVLEDIILSRLERPVKMVSLSGKLRSGSYVALVERYSFDSLICLSSKRPSLSLQFSLRFAKSDPDSDVRGWEMNNRGVSYTFGLDKVSEFLTKHDLDLICRAHQINQTIDE; translated from the exons ATGATCAAAACCAGCGGACTAGAAGATCAGAAAGCTACAGTAGATAAAATAGTTTTGTATCCTGCCGTATTGGAGGACATTATTTTAAGCCGGCTAGAGAGGCCGGTCAAGATGGTCTCTCTCTCAGGGAAGTTGAGATCAGGCAGCTATGTTGCTCTGGTGGAGAGATATTCTTTCGACAGCCTAATTTGCTTGAGCTCGAAGCGCCCATCACTATCTCTG CAGTTTAGTTTGCGATTTGCTAAGTCGGATCCTGATAGCGATGTCCGAGGATGGGAAATGAATAATAGAGGAGTTTCATACACCTTTGGCCTCGATAAAGTGTCGGAATTCTTGACAAAGCATGACTTAGATCTTATTTGTCGCGCTCATCAG ATCAATCAAACAATTGATGAATAG